In Streptomyces sp. NBC_00704, a genomic segment contains:
- a CDS encoding DUF1349 domain-containing protein, translating into MDVSLPELPFPLRTYGPDGHWSHEDGVLTGWAGARQDRFVPPTGDGVEPAADAPRLLGAPEGDFQLIARVTVGFDRAFDAGALYVQVGERAWAKLCLEYSPDVATVCTVVTRGHSDDANSFTVQGSSVWLRVSRTGRAFAFHASRDGRRWTFVRLFTLGGEKETGAALVGFMTQSPTGDGCVVTFDHLEFRPDWPDDLRDGG; encoded by the coding sequence ATGGACGTCTCGCTTCCCGAACTGCCCTTCCCGCTGCGCACCTACGGACCCGACGGGCACTGGTCCCACGAGGACGGGGTGCTCACCGGGTGGGCCGGGGCCCGGCAGGACCGGTTCGTGCCGCCCACCGGCGACGGGGTGGAGCCCGCCGCCGACGCTCCCCGGCTGCTGGGCGCGCCGGAGGGCGACTTCCAGCTGATCGCCCGGGTCACCGTGGGGTTCGACCGGGCCTTCGACGCGGGCGCGTTGTACGTCCAGGTCGGCGAACGGGCCTGGGCCAAGCTGTGCCTGGAGTACTCCCCGGATGTGGCCACCGTCTGCACGGTGGTCACCCGGGGGCACTCCGACGACGCCAACTCCTTCACCGTGCAGGGCAGTTCCGTCTGGCTCCGGGTGAGCCGGACCGGCCGCGCCTTCGCCTTCCACGCCTCCCGGGACGGCAGGCGGTGGACCTTCGTCCGGCTGTTCACGCTGGGCGGGGAGAAGGAGACCGGCGCGGCCCTGGTCGGCTTCATGACGCAGTCGCCCACCGGCGACGGGTGCGTCGTGACCTTCGACCACCTGGAGTTCCGGCCCGACTGGCCGGACGACCTCAGGGACGGCGGCTGA
- a CDS encoding geranyl diphosphate 2-C-methyltransferase has product MTTETTSTPTARIPAPATAYQEAIARYWNNEARPVNLRLGDVDGLYHHHYGIGAVDHAALGDPAHSEYEKKLVAELHRLESAQAEFLMDHLGPVGPGDTLVDAGCGRGGSMVMAHRRFGCRVEGVTLSATQADFGNRRAGELRIDDHVRSRVCNMLDTPFDKGSVTASWNNESTMYVDLHDLFAEHSRFLKVGGRYVTITGCWNPRYGQPSKWVSRINAHFECNIHSRREYLRAMADNRLVPHTIVDLTADTLPYWELRATSSLVTGIEEAFIESYRDGSFQYVLIAADRV; this is encoded by the coding sequence GTGACCACTGAAACGACCTCCACCCCCACCGCGCGCATCCCGGCCCCGGCGACCGCGTACCAGGAGGCCATCGCCCGCTACTGGAACAACGAGGCACGGCCGGTCAACCTGCGCCTCGGTGACGTGGACGGGCTCTACCACCACCACTACGGCATCGGGGCCGTGGACCACGCCGCGCTCGGCGACCCGGCGCACAGCGAGTACGAGAAGAAGCTCGTCGCCGAGCTGCACCGGCTGGAGTCGGCCCAGGCGGAGTTCCTCATGGACCACCTCGGGCCCGTCGGTCCGGGCGACACGCTCGTCGACGCCGGGTGCGGGCGCGGCGGGTCCATGGTGATGGCCCACCGCCGCTTCGGCTGCCGGGTCGAGGGGGTCACCCTGTCGGCGACCCAGGCCGACTTCGGCAACCGGCGCGCGGGCGAGCTGCGCATCGACGACCACGTCCGCTCGCGTGTGTGCAACATGCTCGACACGCCCTTCGACAAGGGCAGCGTCACGGCGTCGTGGAACAACGAGTCGACCATGTACGTCGATCTGCACGACCTGTTCGCCGAGCACTCCCGCTTCCTGAAGGTGGGCGGGCGGTACGTCACGATCACCGGCTGCTGGAACCCCCGCTACGGGCAGCCGTCGAAGTGGGTCTCCCGGATCAACGCCCACTTCGAGTGCAACATCCACTCCCGGCGTGAGTATCTGCGGGCCATGGCCGACAACCGGCTGGTGCCGCACACGATCGTCGACCTCACCGCGGACACCCTGCCCTACTGGGAGCTGCGGGCCACGTCCTCGCTGGTCACCGGCATCGAGGAGGCGTTCATCGAGTCGTACCGGGACGGCTCGTTCCAGTACGTCCTGATCGCGGCCGACCGCGTGTGA